In Balaenoptera acutorostrata chromosome 12, mBalAcu1.1, whole genome shotgun sequence, a single window of DNA contains:
- the PREPL gene encoding prolyl endopeptidase-like isoform X3 has product MQKQHVNHCNFADHYYNRIKLKKYHLTKCLQNKPRISELARNIPSRNFSCKDFLPIKQENEKSLSENMDAFEKVRTKLETQPQEEYEIINAEIKHGGFVYYQEGCCLVRSKDEEADNDNYEVLFNLEELKLEQPFIDCIRVAPDEKYVAAKIRTEDSEASTCVVVKLSDQPVMEASFPNVSSFEWVKDEEDEDVLFYTFQRNLRCHDVYRATFGDNRRNERFYTEKDPSFFVFLYLTKDSRFLTMNIMNKTTSEVWLIDGMSPWDPPVLIQKRIHGVLYYVEHRDDELYILTNVGEPTEFKLMRTAADTPAIMNWDLFFTMKRNTKVVDLDMFKDHCVLFLKHSNLLYVNVIGLADDSVRSLKLPPWACGFIMDTNSDPKNCPFQLCSPIRPPKYYTYKFAEGKLFEETGHEDPITKTSRVLRIEAKSKDGKLVPMTIFHKTDSEDLQKKPLLVHVYGAYGMDLKMNFRPERRVLVDDGWILAYCHVRGGGELGLQWHADGRLTKKLNGLADLEACIKTLHGQGFSQPSLTTLTAFSAGGVLVGALCNSNPELLRAVTLEAPFLDVLNTMMDTTLPLTLEELEEWGNPSSDEKHKNYIKRYCPYQNIKPKHYPSIHITAYENDERVPLKGIVNYTEKLKEAIVEHAKDTGEGYQAPNIILDIQPGGNHVIEDSHKKITAQIKFLYEELGLDSTSVFENLKKYLKF; this is encoded by the exons GATTTCTTGCCTATTAAACAAGAAAACGAAAAATCCCTTTCAGAAAACATGGATGCATTTGAAAAAGTGAGAACAAAATTAGAAACACAGCCACAAGAAGAATACGAAATCATCAATGCAGAG ATTAAACATGGTGGTTTTGTTTATTATCAAGAGGGCTGCTGTTTGGTTCGTTCCAAAGATGAAGAAG CAGACAATGATAATTATGAAGTTTTGTTCAATTTGGAGGAACTTAAATTAGAGCAACCCTTCATTGATTGTATCAGAGTTGCTCCTGATGAAAAATATGTAGCTGCCAAGATAAGAACTGAAGATTCTGAAGCATCTACCTGTGTAGTTGTGAAGCTCAGTGATCAACCTGTAATGGAAGCTTCTTTCCCAAATGTGTCCAGTTTTG aatggGTAAAGGATGAAGAAGATGAAGATGTTTTATTCTACACCTTCCAGAGGAACCTTCGCTGTCACGATGTATATCGAGCCACTTTTGGTGATAACAGGCGTAATGAACGtttttacacagaaaaagacccaAG cttttttgttttcctttatcttaCAAAAGACAGTCGTTTTCTCACCATGAATATTATGAACAAGACCACTTCAGAGGTGTGGTTGATAGATGGCATGAGCCCTTGGGACCCACCAGTACTTATCCAGAAGCGAATACACGGGGTCCTTTACTACGTAGAACACAGAGATGATGAATTATACATTCTCACTAATGTTGGCGAGCCTACAGAATTCAAG CTAATGAGAACAGCAGCTGATACCCCTGCTATTATGAATTgggatttatttttcacaatgaaGAGAAATACCAAAGTTGTAGACTTGGACATGTTTAAGGATCACTGTGTTCTATTCCTGAAGCATAGCAATCTACTTTATGTTAATGTGATTGGTCTGGCTGACGATTCAGTTCGGTCTCTAAAG ctcCCACCTTGGGCCTGTGGATTCATAATGGATACAAATTCAGACCCAAAGAACTGCCCCTTTCAGCTTTGCTCTCCTATACGCCCCCCTAAATATTACACATATAAGTTTGCAGAAGGCAAACTGTTTGAGGAAACTGGACATGAAGACCCAATCACAAAGACTAGTCGTGTTTTACGTATAGAAGCCAAAAGCAAG GATGGAAAATTAGTGCCAATGACTATTTTCCATAAAACGGATTCTGAGGACTTGCAGAAGAAACCTCTCCTGGTACATGTATATGGAGCTTATGGAATGGATTTGAAAATGAATTTCAGGCCTGAAAGGCGGGTGTTGGTGGACGATGGATGGATATTAGCATATTGTCATGTTCG GGGAGGTGGTGAGTTAGGCCTCCAGTGGCACGCTGATGGCCGTCTAACTAAAAAACTCAATGGCCTTGCTGACTTAGAGGCTTGCATTAAGACACTTCATGGCCAAGGCTTTTCTCAGCCAAGTCTAACAACCCTGACTGCTTTCAGTGCTGGAGGCGTGCTTGTGGGAGCATTGTGTAATTCTAATCCAGAGCTGCTGAGAGCTGTGACTTTGGAG gcaccttTCTTGGATGTTCTCAACACCATGATGGACACTACACTTCCTCTGACATTAGAAGAATTAGAAGAGTGGGGGAATCCTTCATCTGATGAAAAACACAAGAACTACATAAAACGTTACTGTCCCTATCAAAACATTAAACCTAAG cattatCCTTCGATTCACATCACAGCTTACGAAAATGATGAACGTGTGCCTCTGAAAGGAATTGTAAACTATACTGAGAAACTCAAGGAAGCCATCGTGGAGCATGCTAAGGACACTGGGGAAG GTTATCAAGCCCCCAATATTATTTTAGATATTCAGCCTGGAGGCAATCATGTGATTGAGGATTCTCACAAAAAG ATTACAGCCCAAATTAAATTCCTGTACGAGGAACTTGGACTTGACAGCACCAGTGTTTTTGAGAATCTTAAGAAATATCTAAAATTCTGA
- the PREPL gene encoding prolyl endopeptidase-like isoform X1, with protein sequence MQQKSKLFLQALKYSIPHLWKCMQKQHVNHCNFADHYYNRIKLKKYHLTKCLQNKPRISELARNIPSRNFSCKDFLPIKQENEKSLSENMDAFEKVRTKLETQPQEEYEIINAEIKHGGFVYYQEGCCLVRSKDEEADNDNYEVLFNLEELKLEQPFIDCIRVAPDEKYVAAKIRTEDSEASTCVVVKLSDQPVMEASFPNVSSFEWVKDEEDEDVLFYTFQRNLRCHDVYRATFGDNRRNERFYTEKDPSFFVFLYLTKDSRFLTMNIMNKTTSEVWLIDGMSPWDPPVLIQKRIHGVLYYVEHRDDELYILTNVGEPTEFKLMRTAADTPAIMNWDLFFTMKRNTKVVDLDMFKDHCVLFLKHSNLLYVNVIGLADDSVRSLKLPPWACGFIMDTNSDPKNCPFQLCSPIRPPKYYTYKFAEGKLFEETGHEDPITKTSRVLRIEAKSKDGKLVPMTIFHKTDSEDLQKKPLLVHVYGAYGMDLKMNFRPERRVLVDDGWILAYCHVRGGGELGLQWHADGRLTKKLNGLADLEACIKTLHGQGFSQPSLTTLTAFSAGGVLVGALCNSNPELLRAVTLEAPFLDVLNTMMDTTLPLTLEELEEWGNPSSDEKHKNYIKRYCPYQNIKPKHYPSIHITAYENDERVPLKGIVNYTEKLKEAIVEHAKDTGEGYQAPNIILDIQPGGNHVIEDSHKKITAQIKFLYEELGLDSTSVFENLKKYLKF encoded by the exons GATTTCTTGCCTATTAAACAAGAAAACGAAAAATCCCTTTCAGAAAACATGGATGCATTTGAAAAAGTGAGAACAAAATTAGAAACACAGCCACAAGAAGAATACGAAATCATCAATGCAGAG ATTAAACATGGTGGTTTTGTTTATTATCAAGAGGGCTGCTGTTTGGTTCGTTCCAAAGATGAAGAAG CAGACAATGATAATTATGAAGTTTTGTTCAATTTGGAGGAACTTAAATTAGAGCAACCCTTCATTGATTGTATCAGAGTTGCTCCTGATGAAAAATATGTAGCTGCCAAGATAAGAACTGAAGATTCTGAAGCATCTACCTGTGTAGTTGTGAAGCTCAGTGATCAACCTGTAATGGAAGCTTCTTTCCCAAATGTGTCCAGTTTTG aatggGTAAAGGATGAAGAAGATGAAGATGTTTTATTCTACACCTTCCAGAGGAACCTTCGCTGTCACGATGTATATCGAGCCACTTTTGGTGATAACAGGCGTAATGAACGtttttacacagaaaaagacccaAG cttttttgttttcctttatcttaCAAAAGACAGTCGTTTTCTCACCATGAATATTATGAACAAGACCACTTCAGAGGTGTGGTTGATAGATGGCATGAGCCCTTGGGACCCACCAGTACTTATCCAGAAGCGAATACACGGGGTCCTTTACTACGTAGAACACAGAGATGATGAATTATACATTCTCACTAATGTTGGCGAGCCTACAGAATTCAAG CTAATGAGAACAGCAGCTGATACCCCTGCTATTATGAATTgggatttatttttcacaatgaaGAGAAATACCAAAGTTGTAGACTTGGACATGTTTAAGGATCACTGTGTTCTATTCCTGAAGCATAGCAATCTACTTTATGTTAATGTGATTGGTCTGGCTGACGATTCAGTTCGGTCTCTAAAG ctcCCACCTTGGGCCTGTGGATTCATAATGGATACAAATTCAGACCCAAAGAACTGCCCCTTTCAGCTTTGCTCTCCTATACGCCCCCCTAAATATTACACATATAAGTTTGCAGAAGGCAAACTGTTTGAGGAAACTGGACATGAAGACCCAATCACAAAGACTAGTCGTGTTTTACGTATAGAAGCCAAAAGCAAG GATGGAAAATTAGTGCCAATGACTATTTTCCATAAAACGGATTCTGAGGACTTGCAGAAGAAACCTCTCCTGGTACATGTATATGGAGCTTATGGAATGGATTTGAAAATGAATTTCAGGCCTGAAAGGCGGGTGTTGGTGGACGATGGATGGATATTAGCATATTGTCATGTTCG GGGAGGTGGTGAGTTAGGCCTCCAGTGGCACGCTGATGGCCGTCTAACTAAAAAACTCAATGGCCTTGCTGACTTAGAGGCTTGCATTAAGACACTTCATGGCCAAGGCTTTTCTCAGCCAAGTCTAACAACCCTGACTGCTTTCAGTGCTGGAGGCGTGCTTGTGGGAGCATTGTGTAATTCTAATCCAGAGCTGCTGAGAGCTGTGACTTTGGAG gcaccttTCTTGGATGTTCTCAACACCATGATGGACACTACACTTCCTCTGACATTAGAAGAATTAGAAGAGTGGGGGAATCCTTCATCTGATGAAAAACACAAGAACTACATAAAACGTTACTGTCCCTATCAAAACATTAAACCTAAG cattatCCTTCGATTCACATCACAGCTTACGAAAATGATGAACGTGTGCCTCTGAAAGGAATTGTAAACTATACTGAGAAACTCAAGGAAGCCATCGTGGAGCATGCTAAGGACACTGGGGAAG GTTATCAAGCCCCCAATATTATTTTAGATATTCAGCCTGGAGGCAATCATGTGATTGAGGATTCTCACAAAAAG ATTACAGCCCAAATTAAATTCCTGTACGAGGAACTTGGACTTGACAGCACCAGTGTTTTTGAGAATCTTAAGAAATATCTAAAATTCTGA
- the PREPL gene encoding prolyl endopeptidase-like isoform X2, which yields MQQKSKLFLQALKYSIPHLWKCMQKQHVNHCNFADHYYNRIKLKKYHLTKCLQNKPRISELARNIPSRNFSCKDFLPIKQENEKSLSENMDAFEKVRTKLETQPQEEYEIINAEIKHGGFVYYQEGCCLVRSKDEEDNDNYEVLFNLEELKLEQPFIDCIRVAPDEKYVAAKIRTEDSEASTCVVVKLSDQPVMEASFPNVSSFEWVKDEEDEDVLFYTFQRNLRCHDVYRATFGDNRRNERFYTEKDPSFFVFLYLTKDSRFLTMNIMNKTTSEVWLIDGMSPWDPPVLIQKRIHGVLYYVEHRDDELYILTNVGEPTEFKLMRTAADTPAIMNWDLFFTMKRNTKVVDLDMFKDHCVLFLKHSNLLYVNVIGLADDSVRSLKLPPWACGFIMDTNSDPKNCPFQLCSPIRPPKYYTYKFAEGKLFEETGHEDPITKTSRVLRIEAKSKDGKLVPMTIFHKTDSEDLQKKPLLVHVYGAYGMDLKMNFRPERRVLVDDGWILAYCHVRGGGELGLQWHADGRLTKKLNGLADLEACIKTLHGQGFSQPSLTTLTAFSAGGVLVGALCNSNPELLRAVTLEAPFLDVLNTMMDTTLPLTLEELEEWGNPSSDEKHKNYIKRYCPYQNIKPKHYPSIHITAYENDERVPLKGIVNYTEKLKEAIVEHAKDTGEGYQAPNIILDIQPGGNHVIEDSHKKITAQIKFLYEELGLDSTSVFENLKKYLKF from the exons GATTTCTTGCCTATTAAACAAGAAAACGAAAAATCCCTTTCAGAAAACATGGATGCATTTGAAAAAGTGAGAACAAAATTAGAAACACAGCCACAAGAAGAATACGAAATCATCAATGCAGAG ATTAAACATGGTGGTTTTGTTTATTATCAAGAGGGCTGCTGTTTGGTTCGTTCCAAAGATGAAGAAG ACAATGATAATTATGAAGTTTTGTTCAATTTGGAGGAACTTAAATTAGAGCAACCCTTCATTGATTGTATCAGAGTTGCTCCTGATGAAAAATATGTAGCTGCCAAGATAAGAACTGAAGATTCTGAAGCATCTACCTGTGTAGTTGTGAAGCTCAGTGATCAACCTGTAATGGAAGCTTCTTTCCCAAATGTGTCCAGTTTTG aatggGTAAAGGATGAAGAAGATGAAGATGTTTTATTCTACACCTTCCAGAGGAACCTTCGCTGTCACGATGTATATCGAGCCACTTTTGGTGATAACAGGCGTAATGAACGtttttacacagaaaaagacccaAG cttttttgttttcctttatcttaCAAAAGACAGTCGTTTTCTCACCATGAATATTATGAACAAGACCACTTCAGAGGTGTGGTTGATAGATGGCATGAGCCCTTGGGACCCACCAGTACTTATCCAGAAGCGAATACACGGGGTCCTTTACTACGTAGAACACAGAGATGATGAATTATACATTCTCACTAATGTTGGCGAGCCTACAGAATTCAAG CTAATGAGAACAGCAGCTGATACCCCTGCTATTATGAATTgggatttatttttcacaatgaaGAGAAATACCAAAGTTGTAGACTTGGACATGTTTAAGGATCACTGTGTTCTATTCCTGAAGCATAGCAATCTACTTTATGTTAATGTGATTGGTCTGGCTGACGATTCAGTTCGGTCTCTAAAG ctcCCACCTTGGGCCTGTGGATTCATAATGGATACAAATTCAGACCCAAAGAACTGCCCCTTTCAGCTTTGCTCTCCTATACGCCCCCCTAAATATTACACATATAAGTTTGCAGAAGGCAAACTGTTTGAGGAAACTGGACATGAAGACCCAATCACAAAGACTAGTCGTGTTTTACGTATAGAAGCCAAAAGCAAG GATGGAAAATTAGTGCCAATGACTATTTTCCATAAAACGGATTCTGAGGACTTGCAGAAGAAACCTCTCCTGGTACATGTATATGGAGCTTATGGAATGGATTTGAAAATGAATTTCAGGCCTGAAAGGCGGGTGTTGGTGGACGATGGATGGATATTAGCATATTGTCATGTTCG GGGAGGTGGTGAGTTAGGCCTCCAGTGGCACGCTGATGGCCGTCTAACTAAAAAACTCAATGGCCTTGCTGACTTAGAGGCTTGCATTAAGACACTTCATGGCCAAGGCTTTTCTCAGCCAAGTCTAACAACCCTGACTGCTTTCAGTGCTGGAGGCGTGCTTGTGGGAGCATTGTGTAATTCTAATCCAGAGCTGCTGAGAGCTGTGACTTTGGAG gcaccttTCTTGGATGTTCTCAACACCATGATGGACACTACACTTCCTCTGACATTAGAAGAATTAGAAGAGTGGGGGAATCCTTCATCTGATGAAAAACACAAGAACTACATAAAACGTTACTGTCCCTATCAAAACATTAAACCTAAG cattatCCTTCGATTCACATCACAGCTTACGAAAATGATGAACGTGTGCCTCTGAAAGGAATTGTAAACTATACTGAGAAACTCAAGGAAGCCATCGTGGAGCATGCTAAGGACACTGGGGAAG GTTATCAAGCCCCCAATATTATTTTAGATATTCAGCCTGGAGGCAATCATGTGATTGAGGATTCTCACAAAAAG ATTACAGCCCAAATTAAATTCCTGTACGAGGAACTTGGACTTGACAGCACCAGTGTTTTTGAGAATCTTAAGAAATATCTAAAATTCTGA
- the PREPL gene encoding prolyl endopeptidase-like isoform X4, whose amino-acid sequence MDAFEKVRTKLETQPQEEYEIINAEIKHGGFVYYQEGCCLVRSKDEEADNDNYEVLFNLEELKLEQPFIDCIRVAPDEKYVAAKIRTEDSEASTCVVVKLSDQPVMEASFPNVSSFEWVKDEEDEDVLFYTFQRNLRCHDVYRATFGDNRRNERFYTEKDPSFFVFLYLTKDSRFLTMNIMNKTTSEVWLIDGMSPWDPPVLIQKRIHGVLYYVEHRDDELYILTNVGEPTEFKLMRTAADTPAIMNWDLFFTMKRNTKVVDLDMFKDHCVLFLKHSNLLYVNVIGLADDSVRSLKLPPWACGFIMDTNSDPKNCPFQLCSPIRPPKYYTYKFAEGKLFEETGHEDPITKTSRVLRIEAKSKDGKLVPMTIFHKTDSEDLQKKPLLVHVYGAYGMDLKMNFRPERRVLVDDGWILAYCHVRGGGELGLQWHADGRLTKKLNGLADLEACIKTLHGQGFSQPSLTTLTAFSAGGVLVGALCNSNPELLRAVTLEAPFLDVLNTMMDTTLPLTLEELEEWGNPSSDEKHKNYIKRYCPYQNIKPKHYPSIHITAYENDERVPLKGIVNYTEKLKEAIVEHAKDTGEGYQAPNIILDIQPGGNHVIEDSHKKITAQIKFLYEELGLDSTSVFENLKKYLKF is encoded by the exons ATGGATGCATTTGAAAAAGTGAGAACAAAATTAGAAACACAGCCACAAGAAGAATACGAAATCATCAATGCAGAG ATTAAACATGGTGGTTTTGTTTATTATCAAGAGGGCTGCTGTTTGGTTCGTTCCAAAGATGAAGAAG CAGACAATGATAATTATGAAGTTTTGTTCAATTTGGAGGAACTTAAATTAGAGCAACCCTTCATTGATTGTATCAGAGTTGCTCCTGATGAAAAATATGTAGCTGCCAAGATAAGAACTGAAGATTCTGAAGCATCTACCTGTGTAGTTGTGAAGCTCAGTGATCAACCTGTAATGGAAGCTTCTTTCCCAAATGTGTCCAGTTTTG aatggGTAAAGGATGAAGAAGATGAAGATGTTTTATTCTACACCTTCCAGAGGAACCTTCGCTGTCACGATGTATATCGAGCCACTTTTGGTGATAACAGGCGTAATGAACGtttttacacagaaaaagacccaAG cttttttgttttcctttatcttaCAAAAGACAGTCGTTTTCTCACCATGAATATTATGAACAAGACCACTTCAGAGGTGTGGTTGATAGATGGCATGAGCCCTTGGGACCCACCAGTACTTATCCAGAAGCGAATACACGGGGTCCTTTACTACGTAGAACACAGAGATGATGAATTATACATTCTCACTAATGTTGGCGAGCCTACAGAATTCAAG CTAATGAGAACAGCAGCTGATACCCCTGCTATTATGAATTgggatttatttttcacaatgaaGAGAAATACCAAAGTTGTAGACTTGGACATGTTTAAGGATCACTGTGTTCTATTCCTGAAGCATAGCAATCTACTTTATGTTAATGTGATTGGTCTGGCTGACGATTCAGTTCGGTCTCTAAAG ctcCCACCTTGGGCCTGTGGATTCATAATGGATACAAATTCAGACCCAAAGAACTGCCCCTTTCAGCTTTGCTCTCCTATACGCCCCCCTAAATATTACACATATAAGTTTGCAGAAGGCAAACTGTTTGAGGAAACTGGACATGAAGACCCAATCACAAAGACTAGTCGTGTTTTACGTATAGAAGCCAAAAGCAAG GATGGAAAATTAGTGCCAATGACTATTTTCCATAAAACGGATTCTGAGGACTTGCAGAAGAAACCTCTCCTGGTACATGTATATGGAGCTTATGGAATGGATTTGAAAATGAATTTCAGGCCTGAAAGGCGGGTGTTGGTGGACGATGGATGGATATTAGCATATTGTCATGTTCG GGGAGGTGGTGAGTTAGGCCTCCAGTGGCACGCTGATGGCCGTCTAACTAAAAAACTCAATGGCCTTGCTGACTTAGAGGCTTGCATTAAGACACTTCATGGCCAAGGCTTTTCTCAGCCAAGTCTAACAACCCTGACTGCTTTCAGTGCTGGAGGCGTGCTTGTGGGAGCATTGTGTAATTCTAATCCAGAGCTGCTGAGAGCTGTGACTTTGGAG gcaccttTCTTGGATGTTCTCAACACCATGATGGACACTACACTTCCTCTGACATTAGAAGAATTAGAAGAGTGGGGGAATCCTTCATCTGATGAAAAACACAAGAACTACATAAAACGTTACTGTCCCTATCAAAACATTAAACCTAAG cattatCCTTCGATTCACATCACAGCTTACGAAAATGATGAACGTGTGCCTCTGAAAGGAATTGTAAACTATACTGAGAAACTCAAGGAAGCCATCGTGGAGCATGCTAAGGACACTGGGGAAG GTTATCAAGCCCCCAATATTATTTTAGATATTCAGCCTGGAGGCAATCATGTGATTGAGGATTCTCACAAAAAG ATTACAGCCCAAATTAAATTCCTGTACGAGGAACTTGGACTTGACAGCACCAGTGTTTTTGAGAATCTTAAGAAATATCTAAAATTCTGA